The genomic region cctTTGAATATTGTTAATTCTAattcatttgtgattttatttaaatgcaaCTGTTTAGACAAATCTTTAACATATGAAGCAAATTACCTGTTACTTTGTTCCTTTAATATTATAACaccatatatattatatatacaggggtggccaaaagtaggttaataataataataataaatattataataaataaataagtaatacaataataaactctgttttgtgtactcacaattgtaaacctacttttgcccatccctgtatataTTTTGTACATTGCACACTCAAGAACATAAAAATGGTTCTATGAAAATATAGTGTAAACTTAATGGTTGCTAAGCTTGTTTCTCTATCTGTCTCCATGCACCAATCTCCACACACttaattttaaagatttgttATACTAGTAGAAGAGGAATATTttctggaaggggaggggggtctcAATTCCACTAGATGGTGATTATTATTGCCTTAATTGTTTTTTGaggaatatttcatttaaattacttTCTAATACCCCAAGTCACAACAAGATGATAGATATTTGTATTTACCATTTATGCTTATACTACCTATTCTTATGGAAAGCTGTTTGTCATGCTTTTGCCCTGTAGACTCTTATTAATTTGAAATCACTCCAAGCTGAGTAGGTATGGTCACTACACATGCTTTTATTAAGTGGGGAAGGAAATGGTCTGAATTTCATGTTTTTCCACGGGTTAAACAGTGCACAAGAACCAGCAACTATGAGGAAATCCAGCTTACTTTTGCTTTAATGCACCCAGAAGATTTCAAATCAATACTTAGCATTAATGCTTTAACTGAAAATTAACATTGCTATAATTGGAAGTGAGCATCAGCACCCTGATATTCAGGAGAGGGCTATTTGGGTGGGAAGGTCATTACACTGGAGAGCACACGCattggaaaagcaaaacaaatcatTTGTTTCCTTGAGCGAGGACACAGAGTAAACACTTGAATTTGCGGTCAACTATAATTTGCTTCTAGAGCCAGCAAATTTGGCAACACTGCAGTTTAGATTTATAGCAGAGCACACACATAGCAGTAACTttgaaagcaaaatatattttaaaaaaaagaaaacaaggaaaaagtTACTAGTTCTTAAAATTTCCCCCCTCAACCTAAAAACAGGATGTACTCTTGCTGCCCTGTCCAGCATGCTCCTCAGCAGCTCTTCCTAAATAATTACTCCTCCAGGAAACCACTGACATGTGAGTCTGGGTTACCAAcaagcctttattttattttattgcctgggattttaaaatcaatatgtCTGAACAGAGTTTTTCTTTCCATcgtggtaaaaaataaaatgtaaaatattgtattgttttctatatgctttcaatatattttttaatacattttattgatttttttacagagaggaagggagaggaacagagagttagaaacatcgatgagagagaaccatcgaccagccacctcctgcacactccccactgggtatgtgcctgcaaccaaggtacctgcccttgaccggaattgaacctttttgagtccgcaggctgacactctatccactgagccaaacgtcACTATCTTAAAAAGTTCAATCACTTCTTCAAATCCACAAGAAAAGCCCTCTCCCCGGTAGCATCCTGGGCTCAGTACCACCTAAGGCACTCCCACCTCTTCCTTATTGGAAGAGGAGCACCCAGTTCAGATGTAGCTCCTGCGTGGAGTCCAGGGAGTTTCGGGGAAGGGAACTTCTGCAGAAACCGTCAGTTCCGTAGATAAGCCCCTCTTCTCCGTTCCCCTTTCCACTGAGAGTGAAAAAGTGCTCACTGTCCGCTTTCACTAGGAGACTTCGGAGTCGAAAGAGGACCCAATCAGTGAGGCGCCATCCGCTCGGTCCCGCAGCCTGGACTTCACCCCGTGGCGCAGTGTGCCGAATTGGAGCTCAGAGCAGTAGCCTGCGCACCACTCTCCGCCCCAGGAGCGGCCAAAGGCCCCTTTCCTGGCCGAGAGGAAGGGCTTTTGTGAAAGCAGAGTTTGAAAAGCCCCAGCACGGTCATGGTCAAGATCACCAACACTACTACTGCTATGCTCACAAGTATGAAGACCACGGTGGAGGAGGAGTCCAAAGCCTGGGGATTGTCCGGGGAAGACGTGGAGTTAGACGTGGGGATCACGCTTCCTGAAGGAGCGATGGTGGCCTTTGAGTTGGCTTGAGGGGACATCTGAAGGGTGGGCATCGTGCTCTTTGGTCCCCACCCAGGAACCTCAGAAATGTGTGTGGCTGAACTGCCTTGTCCAGGGACCCGGGGCGTCTCTCCTGGTTTTTCAGGGACCCTGGGTGACCCTGTTCTCCTCGGCATGGGGCTGGCTGCAGTGGCCAGCGGGTGCCTGGTGGGCACCACGGTCCCCCCCGGGTCCGGCTGTCCTTCTCCGTAGGTTACACAAGAGCGTCCGTCTTTCCCCAGCACGAAGCCCGCAGCACACTCGCAGACAAAGCCGTCCGAGTCGTCTAGGCAGTGAGAGAGCTCTGCGCATTTGCCTGCGCGGAGGTACCTCCCGGGGCAGGGACAGAGCACAGCCCCGGAGGGTATCCCGTCCCAGCGAGCGCCGACCCCGTCCGCGATGCAGGTGGCCGTGGTGGGTGGCCGCCCGGGGCAGCGCGCACTCACCTCGGTCCCGGGGGGACTGAAGTCCAGCGCCGCGCTGTGCAGCTGGAAGGGCGCGCGGTAGCTCAAGTCGGAGGCGGCCCCGGGGCGCGGCGCGGGGCACAAGCCCTCGAACCGGTACTTGCACAGGTAGCCGTGGGCGCGCCAGTGGCAGCGCATCTCCTTCCAGCCCGCGGGCTCCACGCCCTCGGCGGCCTGGAGCGCCGCGCAGTTCCGCACCACGCACGAGCGCTGGGGCTCCTGCACCCACGGCAGCGTCTCGTTTTCCAACCCGTCGACGTCGACATCGACATCGACGTCGGGGGTCACCCAGGAGAAACCCCGCAACGGCTCGCTCTCCTGGGTGCACTCGGATTGCCTCCGCTCCAGCGCCACCCAAAATAGAAGGTCTTTGGAGCCCCCTCCGGGCCCCGGGCCTGCGCGCAGGAGAGCGAACACCTCGCGGAGCTCAGCGCCCCCGCGCACCGTGCTGAGCGCCCCGCCGCGCAGGTTGCAGGCCTCCTCGGCCGCCGGCCGCTTGATGCTCGCGTGGTGCAGGCTGTAGCAGGCCCCCGAGGCAGAGCAGCCCGCGCGATCGGCGGTGGGGTGCTCGCCCCGGCCGGGTCGGGGCCAGAACGCCTGCCAGAGGAGGCACAGGGTGAGCGCCGGCCTCATCTTGGAGGCCCCGCGCCCACAGCTGCTCCCAACTTGGCTCTGTCGGGCCCCAGGGCTCCGAGGTGTCCCCAGAGCGCGGTCACCGCCCTCTACAACGGGCTCTACCCTTCCTTCCCCGcctcccgccacccccacccccacccccaacctccaaGAATCCCCACCAGTGTCCTGGCGGCAAACAGGCTTCCCTTAGGCAGAGACAGGAAATGTGCCGGGAGCTCTGCCAGGGCCGGTGCAGCCTTGATTTATtctggggtcaggagcacagcTGGCGCGGGGCACAGGGAGCGCAGGCGACCAGGAGGTCAAACACCCTGCTAAGAGCAGGGGGGAAAGAAACTCCATACTTCAAGGGGGAGCGTTTAGGAAGTTTTAGGACCTTAAATCCCCAAACACTTTGGTGACCACGGACAGGAAGGGCCGGAGAAGAGGAACTTGCTCCCCGCCCACGCCCGCCCATTGTGCTTCATCCGGAGCCTGGGAGTTGGAACCGCAGTTGGTAGAGGGCTCCAGCTTCCTTCCATTAGGCCTGCGACTAAGGGGGCAAACTCTTGTGAGAAATATAAACATCTCTCTTCCTCACCAGAGGCCGCACTGTGTAACCGCCGGCCTGTCGCTCTCTGGTCTATCAGAGGAGACTCAGGTGTTCTGTTAGGAAAAGAATTCGAGTTCCTTTGGGGTATCTTACCTGGGGAGTCCTGCTTCTTGGGTGAGCACTTGCCTTAAACGTTTGTTTTTCGCTTCCATTTGTTTCTCTTGGAAATGGCCTGTGCTGGTTCattgaggaaaggaaaaatgTAGGCCCGAATGGGAAAAAGGCCATAGGTCTTAACCTTTGTTGGGTTGTTAGCTCCTTATCACTATATTATTTCATAACTTCTTCCAGCTTACAGATGATATGTACATGAATCCATGGTCGTATTAATGTTTGAGAACAACTCCTCCACCTCTGATTTCATCCTTGAACTATTTCACGTTATTTTCTCCTGTGATTTAGTGTCAATATTTGCACCATTACGTTGTAAAAGTCGCCTTTAAGGGTCACTCGAGTTCAATagcctaaataaatgaaaatatttataacactGTAATGCCTAtttaatattgtaaaaaaaaaaaataccaaactccacaacttaaaaaaaatgagtgagtCAATTTCTTTAGAGTTCCATGGGTGTTCTGTTTAAATATAAACACTTCAACTCAGTTGAGCGTGGGTAGGAATTAAAGACAAGTGAAGAAAGAAAGGTTAAATACTGCACTGTCTATGAAAGAATTTTCTGGTTAGCAAATTCAGCAATTCTACATCAGTTTGAGAAATAAACGTTGTAATCAGAAATACATAGAGTTTCAAGTAAGCCCTCTCAAACATGCATGAtgcttttaaatatctatattcaGAATGAAAGTTGCCATTCCATGAATAATGCATATCACATTTGTAAACTCACTTTGTTTTACTGAACGCTGCTGTCCAGGttactgaggaggaggaggaggaaggaaggtttCAGGATCACATTTGTATATTCCCACCTCATTTTTACCACTGCTCTCACTTTTCTCCTCTTAGAAAGTCCATGTATCTTAACAAAGGATAGTAAATACCAGGAATCATCATCACACTTACCTTGCTTTTGCTCATTGAGGAGTTTTGCCTCAGGATTTCTTTCGTATCCTCGCTCTTTCCCAATTGAAAGGACATTCATTAGTCATTCATTTCAGATGTCTAACAATAACCTTAAACAtgactttgcattttaattaagtAACTAATGTCTTATGAGAAAGGAACATGAAAATCCAGAAATCTAGttgaatggattttaaaaatacttaatcaCTTGGGCCAGTTCTGTATGCTTTTGCAATCTAATGATTATGTGTTTGTAAATGTGTCCATATAGCattgcatattttaataaaataaaacattttataaacctAAGTAGTCAATAGaaattttttagatatttttaaaatcacttgggATGAGATGAGGTTTCTAGGTTAAGGAAGAATGAATGACTGGAGAGCTTAGAGTAAATACATGATCTCACACCCTGACATCCTGCCTAGGGAGGTAGAATATAAGAAGAGAACACAGTGGCTATAATGATTACATATCACGGTCCTAACCATGCTTACAATAATATGagagaaaagtgagaaaaaaattagctCAAGGTAAGACATACCATTTTGTGACTAATTACTTTATACTGATTTATATACCATTAAAATGAGATGAAAGGAACAATGATCATAAGATTCTGGGTGATGGATCCTTTGggtgagaaggaggaggggggatagATTGGTGGGGGAGCCAGGGGTTGGATGTGGGCTGTTGCTGGAGTCCTAGCTTTTGTTTTGGATAGTGGATTTATGGATGATTATTccactatgaaaaaataaataattaaatcattttttaaatgaataaaagttgC from Eptesicus fuscus isolate TK198812 chromosome 5, DD_ASM_mEF_20220401, whole genome shotgun sequence harbors:
- the CLEC14A gene encoding C-type lectin domain family 14 member A — protein: MRPALTLCLLWQAFWPRPGRGEHPTADRAGCSASGACYSLHHASIKRPAAEEACNLRGGALSTVRGGAELREVFALLRAGPGPGGGSKDLLFWVALERRQSECTQESEPLRGFSWVTPDVDVDVDVDGLENETLPWVQEPQRSCVVRNCAALQAAEGVEPAGWKEMRCHWRAHGYLCKYRFEGLCPAPRPGAASDLSYRAPFQLHSAALDFSPPGTEVSARCPGRPPTTATCIADGVGARWDGIPSGAVLCPCPGRYLRAGKCAELSHCLDDSDGFVCECAAGFVLGKDGRSCVTYGEGQPDPGGTVVPTRHPLATAASPMPRRTGSPRVPEKPGETPRVPGQGSSATHISEVPGWGPKSTMPTLQMSPQANSKATIAPSGSVIPTSNSTSSPDNPQALDSSSTVVFILVSIAVVVLVILTMTVLGLFKLCFHKSPSSRPGKGPLAAPGAESGAQATALSSNSAHCATG